In Nasonia vitripennis strain AsymCx chromosome 2, Nvit_psr_1.1, whole genome shotgun sequence, a genomic segment contains:
- the LOC100122131 gene encoding zinc finger SWIM domain-containing protein 8 isoform X1, with translation MVSASGFREQYNVAVTFDRRRITSCNCTCSSAAYWCSHVVAVCLHRIHMPTQVCLRAPVSESLSRLQREQLQKFAQYLISELPQQILPTAQRLLDELLSATPSAINTYCGAPDPTAGASANDQTSWYLDEKTLHDNIKKILIKFCVPAPIVFSDVNYLSTTAPPAAAEWSSLLRPLRGREPEGMWNLLSIVREMFKRTDRNAIPLLEIITEECMACEQILVWWFNTKVALLNGNGHGGGKHGNMNSNAHASQHACSSLCDEIVVLWRLAALNPGLSPSEREMLHGQFTAWHMKIIDKLTKIRGTTVSQNSHNRNNGGGQKDSLKTDLELFIGFKPALEACYLDWEEYTLPGITYTASSNPMYHCPFTCFRHTGDARNEVNQVNSSSAVLNCQPPTSHHHSRRHPSLGLVEFSFMDRRRLNPRDFPGLCSRAGGGGNDGNRSSDSSEGFCENDGDIADMPELPVVLVRRGINQMNNCCDTDSQEGGGSESSSNSNVSLKNAQGSDQLRSNASSETHSDTSDSSLQKPSTVAAATAIASTSEAANKSNSSISSSGSVAGSSSSAVAGSSSSHLKAPTAAEYREAVNAGAAVASSVVVVGVPPTAAAAPVANGTTAKKTGERQQQESDQEKDPSRRPSKDESSSSSSDSPSGDEYNVYYYDAKAAVNNAASKDPKAEANGSAAANISTILGNLKKTEDPWDILFARAEGLYAHGHTREACILGVKLAEELLANPPDLMIEVPPIPVKGRKKKQQVNPASHQLTCSASATLAKCGFLCTVLTENPEYYNLAFRVGLFGLEMARPPASTKPLEVKLAHQESELVNLLKRIPLGPEELAMVRQRAKQLRDGVLRSRGHALLPIMLASFIFDALNTPRMKLPTDVDENLGFDAAVAALGLKANVSEADHPLLCEGTRRQRGELAITLLVHYKDEPKKVARIMDKLLDRDVHQLIKSPIVSSYYSSNPPTKSQLSGLRREKTCLSPLTGPEASGANECMVGVNSRPHSSTSAELETGMSALSVQPQPAQQSVPNRTKENNSSRHRYKSKRASIAKPSIPNQPSEAGAHFMCELAKTVLTKAGGNSSTSLFTQASTSQNHHGPHRALHMCAFQLGLYALGLHNCVSSNWLSRTYSSHVSWITGQAMEIGAPAIWFLIDSWEGHLTPPEAVSIADKSSRGSDPSMVRAAAELALSCLPHAHALNPNEIQRAILQCKEQSDVMLEKACITVENTAKGGGVYPEVLFQVAKYWYELYLRHTPGGEQQDEMPHESLQLDANGTLMVEPGPSVDMTTGQLMPGQAQAVVVTSAQPPPQPYAHPAITTLAPLVGMPYTVSPYSFVHPHHPFPHQPFAGPMPPHRVALPPQPPNMQMYHAYPPHPGHPVQHPQLPQHPHHPPQSQPPAVPQFYPQPTVTTVNVHPPPGTQHMFTMQQPVPVNVQAGLPSGPMPGQNGLPGPALMQPQPIMSTVRTQPQFYYLNSQQVHRQNQSFTPQQFRALVAAYRVGMLALETLARRVHDDRPQAKYARNPPYGEDVKWLLRVSKRLGTQYLHQLCVTVVNGIVSPFVLHDVALEAAFYLSRNNPTLVIQHLRSALLAPLVHKCQQMYIQCMHQKLYHLSTPDYEDFASIVRAARAAFHITPEGHTQFKEWLQSIKSFSTRCRSQSCNKDLWMQINAALQQTGK, from the exons ATGGTCTCGGCGAGTGGCTTCCGCGAGCAGTACAACGTTGCGGTGACATTCGACCGGCGACGGATCACGTCCTGCAACTGCACCTGCTCCTCGGCTGCCTACTGGTGCTCTCACGTCGTCGCGGTTTGCCTCCACAGGATACACATG CCCACGCAAGTGTGCCTGCGAGCGCCGGTATCGGAATCCTTGTCCCGCCTGCAGCGTGAGCAGCTCCAGAAGTTCGCCCAGTACCTCATCAGCGAGTTGCCGCAGCAAATTTTGCCGACGGCTCAGAGACTCCTGGACGAGCTTCTCTCGGCGACGCCGAGCGCGATTAATACCTACTGCGGGGCGCCCGACCCCACAGCCGGCGCTTCGGCCAACGATCAGACCTCCTGGTACCTCGACGAGAAGACGCTGCATGACAATATCAAGAAGATACTCATCAAGTTCTGCGTTCCTGCGCCCATAGTTTTCAG TGATGTAAACTACTTGAGCACGACGGCACCTCCAGCAGCCGCAGAATGGTCGTCCCTTCTGCGCCCGCTGCGAGGCCGCGAGCCCGAGGGCATGTGGAATCTGCTGAGCATCGTTCGCGAGATGTTCAAGCGCACCGATCGCAACGCCATTCCCCTCTTGGAGATCATCACCGAGGAGTGCATGGCTTGCGAGCAAATTCTCGTCTGGTGGTTCAACACCAAGGTCGCCCTGCTCAACGGCAACGGCCACGGTGGTGGCAAGCACGGCAATATGAACAGCAACGCCCATGCGTCGCAGCACGCCTGCTCCTCGCTCTGCGACGAGATCGTCGTTCTCTGGAGGCTGGCCGCTTTGAATCCCGGACTGTCGCCGTCCGAGCGCGAGATGCTGCATGGACAGTTCACTGCTTGGCATATGAAGATCATAGATAAG CTGACGAAGATTCGAGGTACGACGGTGTCGCAGAACTCGCACAACCGCAACAACGGCGGAGGACAGAAGGACTCTTTGAAAACTGATCTCGAACTCTTTATCGGGTTCAAGCCAGCGCTGGAGGCCTGCTACTTGGACTGGGAGGAGTACACGCTCCCTGGCATAACTTACACGGCTAGCAGCAACCCCATGTACCACTGTCCCTTCACGTGCTTTAGGCATACCGGAGACGCTAGGAATGAAGTGAACCAG GTCAACTCGAGCTCCGCAGTGCTGAATTGCCAGCCGCCGACGTCTCATCACCACAGCCGCAGGCATCCCAGTCTTGGCTTAGTAGAATTTAGCTTTATGGACCGCAGAAGACTGAATCCTCGAGACTTCCCGGGACTGTGCTCACGAGCAGGTGGCGGCGGTAACGACGGCAATCGCAGCAGCGACAGCAGCGAGGGCTTCTGCGAGAACGACGGCGATATCGCTGATATGCCCGAATTACCCGTTGTGTTGGTTAGGCGAGGCATTAACCAGATGAATAACTGCTGCGACACCGACTCACAGGAAGGTGGTGGCAGTGAGTCCTCGTCGAACAGCAACGTGAGTCTGAAGAACGCCCAGGGTTCGGATCAACTGCGCTCGAATGCCTCTTCGGAAACCCACAGCGACACGAGCGACAGCAGTCTGCAGAAGCCGTCAACGGTGGCAGCTGCAACGGCTATAGCGTCCACGTCAGAAGCTGCAAACAAGAGCAACAGCAGCATCAGTAGCAGTGGTTCCGTAGCGGGGTCCTCGAGTTCTGCCGTCGCGGGCAGCAGCTCCTCGCATTTGAAGGCCCCGACCGCGGCCGAGTACCGCGAAGCTGTAAACGCCGGTGCCGCAGTCGCCTCGTCGGTCGTCGTGGTTGGTGTTCCACCGACGGCTGCAGCTGCGCCTGTTGCCAATGGTACGACAGCGAAGAAGACTGGCGAGCGACAACAGCAGGAATCCGACCAAGAGAAGGATCCATCCAGGAGGCCGTCCAAGGACGAGAGCTCGTCGTCGAGCAGCGACAGTCCGTCCGGTGACGAGTACAACGTGTATTATTACGACGCCAAGGCTGCGGTCAATAATGCCGCGAGCAAGGATCCGAAAGCCGAGGCGAACGGCTCGGCAGCTGCTAATATCAGCACTATTTTAG GTAATCTTAAGAAGACTGAAGACCCATGGGACATTCTCTTTGCAAGAGCAGAGGGGCTCTACGCTCACGGGCACACGCGCGAGGCTTGCATCCTCGGCGTAAAATTGGCCGAAGAGTTGCTGGCGAACCCACCGGATCTCATGATTGAAGTGCCTCCTATACCTGTGAAagggaggaagaagaag CAACAAGTGAATCCAGCTTCTCATCAGCTAACGTGTTCAGCATCGGCAACACTAGCGAAATGCGGTTTTCTTTGTACAGTTCTAACCGAAAACCCAGAATACTATAATTTGGCCTTTAGAGTTGGCCTGTTCGGATTAGAGATGGCTAGACCACCTGCGAGTACGAAACCACTAGAG gtGAAATTGGCACATCAGGAGAGCGAACTCGTAAATTTGCTCAAACGTATACCCTTAGGACCAGAGGAATTAGCTATGGTCAGACAGAGAGCCAAGCAACTGAGAGATGGAGTACTGCGCTCCAGAGGTCACGCCTTGCTGCCAATCATGTTGGCGAGCTTCATCTTCGACGCACTGAATACGCCAA GAATGAAACTGCCCACAGACGTAGACGAGAACTTGGGCTTCGATGCAGCCGTCGCAGCTCTTGGACTAAAGGCGAACGTCAGCGAGGCGGACCATCCGCTGCTTTGCGAAGGAACTCGGCGTCAAAG GGGAGAACTTGCTATTACTCTTCTGGTTCACTACAAGGATGAACCGAAGAAGGTAGCGAGAATAATGGACAAACTCTTGGACCGTGACGTGCACCAGCTTATCAAGTCACCAATAGTGAGCAGCTACTATAGTTCGAACCCTCCAACGAAGAGCCAGCTGTCAGGTCTGCGAAGGGAGAAGACGTGTTTGTCGCCGCTGACAGGACCAGAAGCTTCTGGTGCAAACGAATGCATGGTAGGCGTCAACAGTCGACCTCACAGCAGTACCAGCGCCGAACTGGAGACGGGCATGAGTGCTCTGAGTGTCCAGCCTCAACCGGCTCAACAGTCCGTGCCCAACAGGACTAAAGAGAACAA TTCATCCCGTCACAGGTACAAGAGCAAACGCGCCTCCATCGCCAAGCCTTCGATTCCGAACCAGCCATCCGAGGCAGGTGCCCACTTTATGTGCGAGCTCGCCAAAACAGTACTCACCAAGGCTGGCGGTAACAGTTCCACATCTCTCTTTACTCAAGCCTCCACGAGTCAAAACCATCACGGGCCACATCGTGCTTTGCATATGTGCGCCTTCCAGCTTGGTCTTTACGCTCTTGGACTGCATAACTGCGTTAGTTCGAACTGGCTGAGCCGAACTTACTCGAGCCATGTCAGTTGGATCACTGGTCAAGCTATGGAGATCGGAGCACCGGctatttggtttttgattgaCAGTTGGGAGGGCCACCTCACACCTCCCGAGGCTGTTAGCATTGCTGATAAGAGTTCCAGAGGCAGTGACCCGAGTATGGTCAGAGCCGCTGCAGAATTGGCACTGTCATGTCTGCCTCACGCTCACGCACTCAATCCGAATGAGATTCAGAGAGCAATATTACAG TGTAAAGAACAAAGCGATGTCATGCTCGAGAAAGCCTGCATCACCGTCGAAAACACGGCCAAAGGAGGCGGTGTTTACCCAGAGGTCTTGTTCCAAGTTGCGAAGTATTGGTACGAGCTCTACTTGAGGCATACTCCAGGCGGAGAGCAGCAAGACGAAATGCCTCACGAGTCGCTGCAGTTGGACGCGAACGGAACTCTCATGGTCGAACCTGGTCCTTCGGTCGACATGACAACTGGTCAATTGATGCCTGGTCAAGCGCAGGCGGTCGTCGTGACGAGCGCTCAGCCACCGCCCCAACCCTACGCGCATCCAGCCATTACGACCCTGGCTCCCCTGG TTGGCATGCCGTATACCGTCAGCCCTTACAGTTTTGTGCATCCGCACCACCCGTTCCCCCACCAGCCGTTCGCTGGTCCCATGCCACCGCATCGCGTGGCTCTGCCGCCCCAGCCGCCTAACATGCAGATGTACCACGCGTACCCACCACACCCGGGTCACCCGGTGCAGCATCCTCAGCTGCCTCAGCATCCACATCACCCACCTCAATCGCAGCCGCCGGCTGTACCGCAATTCTATCCACAGCCGACCGTGACTACGGTCAATGTGCATCCACCGCCCGGTACTCAACATATGTTTACCATGCAGCAACCCGTGCCAGTAAAC GTGCAAGCTGGATTGCCTTCAGGGCCAATGCCAGGTCAAAACGGTTTGCCCGGCCCAGCTCTGATGCAACCGCAGCCGATCATGTCAACCGTCCGCACTCAGCCACAA ttCTATTATCTAAATTCACAGCAGGTACATCGACAGAATCAGTCGTTCACGCCGCAGCAGTTCCGGGCACTTGTGGCTGCATACCGGGTCGGTATGCTGGCTCTCGAGACTCTGGCGCGCCGCGTTCACGATGATCGGCCCCAGGCGAAGTACGCGCGTAATCCACCATACGGCGAGGATGTCAAATGGTTGTTGCGCGTATCTAAGCGCTTGGGAACGCAATACCTTCACCAGCTTTGCGTCACCGTTGTCAACGGCATCGTCAGTCCGTTCGTGTTGCACGATGTCGCCCTAGAGGCGGCCTTTTACCTTTCTAGGAACAATCCCACTCTCGTTATCCAGCATCTCAGATCCGCGCTCTTGGCTCCGCTTGTGCACAAGTGTCAACAGAT GTATATTCAGTGCATGCACCAGAAGCTATATCACCTGAGTACACCGGACTACGAAGACTTTGCTAGCATTGTACGTGCAGCGAGGGCAGCTTTTCACATCACACCGGAGGGGCATACACAGTTTAAAGAATGGCTCCAATCTATAAAAAG TTTCTCTACACGATGTAGGTCGCAGTCGTGCAACAAGGACCTTTGGATGCAGATCAACGCTGCACTCCAGCAAACCGGTAAATGA
- the LOC100122131 gene encoding zinc finger SWIM domain-containing protein 8 isoform X3: MVSASGFREQYNVAVTFDRRRITSCNCTCSSAAYWCSHVVAVCLHRIHMPTQVCLRAPVSESLSRLQREQLQKFAQYLISELPQQILPTAQRLLDELLSATPSAINTYCGAPDPTAGASANDQTSWYLDEKTLHDNIKKILIKFCVPAPIVFSDVNYLSTTAPPAAAEWSSLLRPLRGREPEGMWNLLSIVREMFKRTDRNAIPLLEIITEECMACEQILVWWFNTKVALLNGNGHGGGKHGNMNSNAHASQHACSSLCDEIVVLWRLAALNPGLSPSEREMLHGQFTAWHMKIIDKLTKIRGTTVSQNSHNRNNGGGQKDSLKTDLELFIGFKPALEACYLDWEEYTLPGITYTASSNPMYHCPFTCFRHTGDARNEVNQVNSSSAVLNCQPPTSHHHSRRHPSLGLVEFSFMDRRRLNPRDFPGLCSRAGGGGNDGNRSSDSSEGFCENDGDIADMPELPVVLVRRGINQMNNCCDTDSQEGGGSESSSNSNVSLKNAQGSDQLRSNASSETHSDTSDSSLQKPSTVAAATAIASTSEAANKSNSSISSSGSVAGSSSSAVAGSSSSHLKAPTAAEYREAVNAGAAVASSVVVVGVPPTAAAAPVANGTTAKKTGERQQQESDQEKDPSRRPSKDESSSSSSDSPSGDEYNVYYYDAKAAVNNAASKDPKAEANGSAAANISTILGNLKKTEDPWDILFARAEGLYAHGHTREACILGVKLAEELLANPPDLMIEVPPIPVKGRKKKQQVNPASHQLTCSASATLAKCGFLCTVLTENPEYYNLAFRVGLFGLEMARPPASTKPLEVKLAHQESELVNLLKRIPLGPEELAMVRQRAKQLRDGVLRSRGHALLPIMLASFIFDALNTPNVDENLGFDAAVAALGLKANVSEADHPLLCEGTRRQRGELAITLLVHYKDEPKKVARIMDKLLDRDVHQLIKSPIVSSYYSSNPPTKSQLSGLRREKTCLSPLTGPEASGANECMVGVNSRPHSSTSAELETGMSALSVQPQPAQQSVPNRTKENNSSRHRYKSKRASIAKPSIPNQPSEAGAHFMCELAKTVLTKAGGNSSTSLFTQASTSQNHHGPHRALHMCAFQLGLYALGLHNCVSSNWLSRTYSSHVSWITGQAMEIGAPAIWFLIDSWEGHLTPPEAVSIADKSSRGSDPSMVRAAAELALSCLPHAHALNPNEIQRAILQCKEQSDVMLEKACITVENTAKGGGVYPEVLFQVAKYWYELYLRHTPGGEQQDEMPHESLQLDANGTLMVEPGPSVDMTTGQLMPGQAQAVVVTSAQPPPQPYAHPAITTLAPLEVGMPYTVSPYSFVHPHHPFPHQPFAGPMPPHRVALPPQPPNMQMYHAYPPHPGHPVQHPQLPQHPHHPPQSQPPAVPQFYPQPTVTTVNVHPPPGTQHMFTMQQPVPVNVQAGLPSGPMPGQNGLPGPALMQPQPIMSTVRTQPQFYYLNSQQVHRQNQSFTPQQFRALVAAYRVGMLALETLARRVHDDRPQAKYARNPPYGEDVKWLLRVSKRLGTQYLHQLCVTVVNGIVSPFVLHDVALEAAFYLSRNNPTLVIQHLRSALLAPLVHKCQQMYIQCMHQKLYHLSTPDYEDFASIVRAARAAFHITPEGHTQFKEWLQSIKSFSTRCRSQSCNKDLWMQINAALQQTGK; the protein is encoded by the exons ATGGTCTCGGCGAGTGGCTTCCGCGAGCAGTACAACGTTGCGGTGACATTCGACCGGCGACGGATCACGTCCTGCAACTGCACCTGCTCCTCGGCTGCCTACTGGTGCTCTCACGTCGTCGCGGTTTGCCTCCACAGGATACACATG CCCACGCAAGTGTGCCTGCGAGCGCCGGTATCGGAATCCTTGTCCCGCCTGCAGCGTGAGCAGCTCCAGAAGTTCGCCCAGTACCTCATCAGCGAGTTGCCGCAGCAAATTTTGCCGACGGCTCAGAGACTCCTGGACGAGCTTCTCTCGGCGACGCCGAGCGCGATTAATACCTACTGCGGGGCGCCCGACCCCACAGCCGGCGCTTCGGCCAACGATCAGACCTCCTGGTACCTCGACGAGAAGACGCTGCATGACAATATCAAGAAGATACTCATCAAGTTCTGCGTTCCTGCGCCCATAGTTTTCAG TGATGTAAACTACTTGAGCACGACGGCACCTCCAGCAGCCGCAGAATGGTCGTCCCTTCTGCGCCCGCTGCGAGGCCGCGAGCCCGAGGGCATGTGGAATCTGCTGAGCATCGTTCGCGAGATGTTCAAGCGCACCGATCGCAACGCCATTCCCCTCTTGGAGATCATCACCGAGGAGTGCATGGCTTGCGAGCAAATTCTCGTCTGGTGGTTCAACACCAAGGTCGCCCTGCTCAACGGCAACGGCCACGGTGGTGGCAAGCACGGCAATATGAACAGCAACGCCCATGCGTCGCAGCACGCCTGCTCCTCGCTCTGCGACGAGATCGTCGTTCTCTGGAGGCTGGCCGCTTTGAATCCCGGACTGTCGCCGTCCGAGCGCGAGATGCTGCATGGACAGTTCACTGCTTGGCATATGAAGATCATAGATAAG CTGACGAAGATTCGAGGTACGACGGTGTCGCAGAACTCGCACAACCGCAACAACGGCGGAGGACAGAAGGACTCTTTGAAAACTGATCTCGAACTCTTTATCGGGTTCAAGCCAGCGCTGGAGGCCTGCTACTTGGACTGGGAGGAGTACACGCTCCCTGGCATAACTTACACGGCTAGCAGCAACCCCATGTACCACTGTCCCTTCACGTGCTTTAGGCATACCGGAGACGCTAGGAATGAAGTGAACCAG GTCAACTCGAGCTCCGCAGTGCTGAATTGCCAGCCGCCGACGTCTCATCACCACAGCCGCAGGCATCCCAGTCTTGGCTTAGTAGAATTTAGCTTTATGGACCGCAGAAGACTGAATCCTCGAGACTTCCCGGGACTGTGCTCACGAGCAGGTGGCGGCGGTAACGACGGCAATCGCAGCAGCGACAGCAGCGAGGGCTTCTGCGAGAACGACGGCGATATCGCTGATATGCCCGAATTACCCGTTGTGTTGGTTAGGCGAGGCATTAACCAGATGAATAACTGCTGCGACACCGACTCACAGGAAGGTGGTGGCAGTGAGTCCTCGTCGAACAGCAACGTGAGTCTGAAGAACGCCCAGGGTTCGGATCAACTGCGCTCGAATGCCTCTTCGGAAACCCACAGCGACACGAGCGACAGCAGTCTGCAGAAGCCGTCAACGGTGGCAGCTGCAACGGCTATAGCGTCCACGTCAGAAGCTGCAAACAAGAGCAACAGCAGCATCAGTAGCAGTGGTTCCGTAGCGGGGTCCTCGAGTTCTGCCGTCGCGGGCAGCAGCTCCTCGCATTTGAAGGCCCCGACCGCGGCCGAGTACCGCGAAGCTGTAAACGCCGGTGCCGCAGTCGCCTCGTCGGTCGTCGTGGTTGGTGTTCCACCGACGGCTGCAGCTGCGCCTGTTGCCAATGGTACGACAGCGAAGAAGACTGGCGAGCGACAACAGCAGGAATCCGACCAAGAGAAGGATCCATCCAGGAGGCCGTCCAAGGACGAGAGCTCGTCGTCGAGCAGCGACAGTCCGTCCGGTGACGAGTACAACGTGTATTATTACGACGCCAAGGCTGCGGTCAATAATGCCGCGAGCAAGGATCCGAAAGCCGAGGCGAACGGCTCGGCAGCTGCTAATATCAGCACTATTTTAG GTAATCTTAAGAAGACTGAAGACCCATGGGACATTCTCTTTGCAAGAGCAGAGGGGCTCTACGCTCACGGGCACACGCGCGAGGCTTGCATCCTCGGCGTAAAATTGGCCGAAGAGTTGCTGGCGAACCCACCGGATCTCATGATTGAAGTGCCTCCTATACCTGTGAAagggaggaagaagaag CAACAAGTGAATCCAGCTTCTCATCAGCTAACGTGTTCAGCATCGGCAACACTAGCGAAATGCGGTTTTCTTTGTACAGTTCTAACCGAAAACCCAGAATACTATAATTTGGCCTTTAGAGTTGGCCTGTTCGGATTAGAGATGGCTAGACCACCTGCGAGTACGAAACCACTAGAG gtGAAATTGGCACATCAGGAGAGCGAACTCGTAAATTTGCTCAAACGTATACCCTTAGGACCAGAGGAATTAGCTATGGTCAGACAGAGAGCCAAGCAACTGAGAGATGGAGTACTGCGCTCCAGAGGTCACGCCTTGCTGCCAATCATGTTGGCGAGCTTCATCTTCGACGCACTGAATACGCCAA ACGTAGACGAGAACTTGGGCTTCGATGCAGCCGTCGCAGCTCTTGGACTAAAGGCGAACGTCAGCGAGGCGGACCATCCGCTGCTTTGCGAAGGAACTCGGCGTCAAAG GGGAGAACTTGCTATTACTCTTCTGGTTCACTACAAGGATGAACCGAAGAAGGTAGCGAGAATAATGGACAAACTCTTGGACCGTGACGTGCACCAGCTTATCAAGTCACCAATAGTGAGCAGCTACTATAGTTCGAACCCTCCAACGAAGAGCCAGCTGTCAGGTCTGCGAAGGGAGAAGACGTGTTTGTCGCCGCTGACAGGACCAGAAGCTTCTGGTGCAAACGAATGCATGGTAGGCGTCAACAGTCGACCTCACAGCAGTACCAGCGCCGAACTGGAGACGGGCATGAGTGCTCTGAGTGTCCAGCCTCAACCGGCTCAACAGTCCGTGCCCAACAGGACTAAAGAGAACAA TTCATCCCGTCACAGGTACAAGAGCAAACGCGCCTCCATCGCCAAGCCTTCGATTCCGAACCAGCCATCCGAGGCAGGTGCCCACTTTATGTGCGAGCTCGCCAAAACAGTACTCACCAAGGCTGGCGGTAACAGTTCCACATCTCTCTTTACTCAAGCCTCCACGAGTCAAAACCATCACGGGCCACATCGTGCTTTGCATATGTGCGCCTTCCAGCTTGGTCTTTACGCTCTTGGACTGCATAACTGCGTTAGTTCGAACTGGCTGAGCCGAACTTACTCGAGCCATGTCAGTTGGATCACTGGTCAAGCTATGGAGATCGGAGCACCGGctatttggtttttgattgaCAGTTGGGAGGGCCACCTCACACCTCCCGAGGCTGTTAGCATTGCTGATAAGAGTTCCAGAGGCAGTGACCCGAGTATGGTCAGAGCCGCTGCAGAATTGGCACTGTCATGTCTGCCTCACGCTCACGCACTCAATCCGAATGAGATTCAGAGAGCAATATTACAG TGTAAAGAACAAAGCGATGTCATGCTCGAGAAAGCCTGCATCACCGTCGAAAACACGGCCAAAGGAGGCGGTGTTTACCCAGAGGTCTTGTTCCAAGTTGCGAAGTATTGGTACGAGCTCTACTTGAGGCATACTCCAGGCGGAGAGCAGCAAGACGAAATGCCTCACGAGTCGCTGCAGTTGGACGCGAACGGAACTCTCATGGTCGAACCTGGTCCTTCGGTCGACATGACAACTGGTCAATTGATGCCTGGTCAAGCGCAGGCGGTCGTCGTGACGAGCGCTCAGCCACCGCCCCAACCCTACGCGCATCCAGCCATTACGACCCTGGCTCCCCTGG AAGTTGGCATGCCGTATACCGTCAGCCCTTACAGTTTTGTGCATCCGCACCACCCGTTCCCCCACCAGCCGTTCGCTGGTCCCATGCCACCGCATCGCGTGGCTCTGCCGCCCCAGCCGCCTAACATGCAGATGTACCACGCGTACCCACCACACCCGGGTCACCCGGTGCAGCATCCTCAGCTGCCTCAGCATCCACATCACCCACCTCAATCGCAGCCGCCGGCTGTACCGCAATTCTATCCACAGCCGACCGTGACTACGGTCAATGTGCATCCACCGCCCGGTACTCAACATATGTTTACCATGCAGCAACCCGTGCCAGTAAAC GTGCAAGCTGGATTGCCTTCAGGGCCAATGCCAGGTCAAAACGGTTTGCCCGGCCCAGCTCTGATGCAACCGCAGCCGATCATGTCAACCGTCCGCACTCAGCCACAA ttCTATTATCTAAATTCACAGCAGGTACATCGACAGAATCAGTCGTTCACGCCGCAGCAGTTCCGGGCACTTGTGGCTGCATACCGGGTCGGTATGCTGGCTCTCGAGACTCTGGCGCGCCGCGTTCACGATGATCGGCCCCAGGCGAAGTACGCGCGTAATCCACCATACGGCGAGGATGTCAAATGGTTGTTGCGCGTATCTAAGCGCTTGGGAACGCAATACCTTCACCAGCTTTGCGTCACCGTTGTCAACGGCATCGTCAGTCCGTTCGTGTTGCACGATGTCGCCCTAGAGGCGGCCTTTTACCTTTCTAGGAACAATCCCACTCTCGTTATCCAGCATCTCAGATCCGCGCTCTTGGCTCCGCTTGTGCACAAGTGTCAACAGAT GTATATTCAGTGCATGCACCAGAAGCTATATCACCTGAGTACACCGGACTACGAAGACTTTGCTAGCATTGTACGTGCAGCGAGGGCAGCTTTTCACATCACACCGGAGGGGCATACACAGTTTAAAGAATGGCTCCAATCTATAAAAAG TTTCTCTACACGATGTAGGTCGCAGTCGTGCAACAAGGACCTTTGGATGCAGATCAACGCTGCACTCCAGCAAACCGGTAAATGA